The nucleotide window ACGCCTCTGTCGCTAACGGGCAATCTGTTCGGTCGGCTCATCTCGCGGGTCAGGCCGCATTAGAACTCGCCGGACTGGACGGTCCCGAACTCCCGACCCTCGCCGCAGCTCCTGGCGTCGATCCCGCTACCACAATCCTGGTCTGGCCCGCCGACTGACCGCTGAAGCGATCCTGGGCGCGGGGCACACGCCGACGATCGCTCAAAGCACGTGTAAATGTATGTTGTTGCGCTGGTAAGTCATGCCAAGCACGTCAGTAATTGCCTGCCACGACCGGCCGACGTCGCGTTCGGGCATGACCGCCTCATTGAGGGCGCGCTCAGCCGCGCGGGCACGTGTTTGCGCAACCCTGATCGTCGCGAGGAGGGGATCATCGACCGTGGACACGGGATCCGGGTCGTCTCCGTTACGGGCGCTCTCGACCTCGTCGAGCATCTCCTCGGCAATCCTCACAACCCGCCTCCTCCCCCAGGATCCTTCGCATACTGGCATCACATGAAACTCGCCGTCGTCGTTGACACCAATCTCGCGCTGGCCGCCGGACCGCGGGAGTCCCATGATGATGGGATCCCCGCGTTCGGCGACCCCTGCACTTACCACTGAGGCTTCCTCGGCGCGCCTCCGCCACCTCTCCTCCGCGCTGACTGGGAATGACATCCGCCCAGTGTTTCGTATACGCTATTGGCGTGGGTAAGCGTCTTCTGCACGGCAAGACTGTCAGTGACGAGCAGATTCAGGCCTGGGCCGACGAGGCCGAGGCCGGTTACGACCTGTCGCAGCTGCCCAGGCCGCGCCGCGGCCGCCCTCCGGTGGGCGAGGGACCCGGCGTGGTCGTGCCGGTCCGGCTCGACGAGGCCACCCTCGCGGCGCTCACCGCGAAGGCCGAGGCTGAGGGCCTGACCACGCGCTCAGACGCGGTCCGAGCCGCCGTACAACAGTGGGTACACAGTGCCTGAACTGCACTCCTCCGCTCGCAAGCACTACCACCGCGACAAAACTCGACAACGACGCCCTTCACTACGCGGCCTCCCACGTACTGAATTCCCGTCCCCTCGACGACGAGGACGACCCACATCAGCGCTCTCGGTACGGGCGAGACTCTCCTGTCACACCCCTACGTTAGCCTCGTCCTGACAGCAGCTACCCCGGCAACACCCACCACCAGAACATGCCCATGTCCTCCTTGCTCCCCTCGCTCCAGGCCGAGCGTATCCGCAGCGCCGTCGTCGACTACCTGTCGACGACCTTCGCGCTGACCGACGCCGAGTCCCGCAGCGCCCTGGCCGACTTCCTCGAAAGCCCCGAGCGCGGGGTCTTCACCGGGCCCTTCGTGCGCCTGCGCCTGCCCTACCAGCCCTCCCGGGCCACCACAACCAGCGACTCCCCCCTGGACTGGGTCCCACCCTTCCCTCCCTACCGGCACCAGGAGCAGGCCTACCAGCGCCTGAGCACCAAGCGCCTCACCGCCGAGCGCCCCCGCCCTCAGCCCACCATCATCACCACCGGCACCGGCTCGGGAAAGACCGAGTCCTTCCTCCACCCCATCCTCGACCACGTCCTGCGCGCCCGCGGCCAAGGCATCACCGGCATCAAGGCGCTCATCCTCTACCCCATGAACGCCCTGGCCAGCGACCAGGCCCACCGCATCGCCCAGCTCATCACCACCGACCCCGCCCTGGCCGGTGTCACCGCCGCCCTCTACACCGGGGACACCACCGGCAGCGCCGACCAGCGCTCCCGCGTCACCCCCCAGGGCCTCATCACCGACCGCTACCACATCCGCCACAACCCGCCCGACATCCTCCTGACCAACTACAAGATGCTCGACCAGCTCCTCCTGCGCCCCGAGGACCAGGAGCTGTGGGCCGCCTCCGCGCACTCCCTGACCTACCTCGTCCTCGACGAGTTCCACACCTACGACGGCGCCCAGGGCACCGACGTCGCCATGCTCCTGCGACGGCTGGGCCTGGCCATCCGCGCCCACCTGCCCGCCGACGACCCCCTCCAGGAGACCTACACCACCTCCCCCCTGGGGCCCCTCACCCCCGTGGCCACCTCCGCCACCCTCGGCGACGACCAGGACCCCACCCGCATCCTCCACTTCGCCCACGAGGTCTTCGGCTGCCAACTCGACCCCAGCGCCGTCATCACCGAGACCCGCACCCCCCTGGACCAGTGGGCCGCATCCCACCTCCAGGCCGCCCAGGCCGCCGGCCTCCAGCCGCG belongs to Actinomyces capricornis and includes:
- a CDS encoding ribbon-helix-helix protein, CopG family; amino-acid sequence: MGKRLLHGKTVSDEQIQAWADEAEAGYDLSQLPRPRRGRPPVGEGPGVVVPVRLDEATLAALTAKAEAEGLTTRSDAVRAAVQQWVHSA